The Cognatishimia activa nucleotide sequence GCTCGAAATCGTCCTGATGAATCGTGGATCAGGCTGGGTTAAGACGGGTCCAAAGGTTGCCTGTCAAAATCAGTGTGACGCTTTGCCGCAATGCAGAAATAGTCGACTGTCTCACTCCGTTCATGTTGTTGGGAGTTGTTACACATACGCTGCGCGTTTGCTTGCGGGCTAACTCTACGTAAATACAACAAAAACACGGCGATTGAAAATTAATTTACTAATTTAGTCCGTTGGTATTTGTATATATTTACAATTCTGTCAAAGAATTTCCTCCGAGCCATTAATTATTCAGTTTCGCTGCCTAGAATGCGCCCAGCACTGTTTTTGAGAATGCCTCACCGGCGTTTTCAATTGCAGCATAGGGAGGAAAATTAGTGACACTTGATGATAATCAGTATGCCGCAGATCCGTCTGCAAATCGCAATTCAAAGCCCGAAGTAACGGCGGATGTCTATGCTTCGATGTATGGTGAATCCGTATCCAATCCGGAAGGATTTTGGGCGGAACACGGTCAGCGGATTGACTGGATCAAGCCGTTCACCAGGGTGAAGAACACATCCTTTGAACCGGGCAATATCGACATACGCTGGTTTGAAGACGGTACGCTGAACGCTTCCGCGAACTGCATCGACCGTCATTTGGCGACGCGCGGTGATCAGACAGCGATCATCTGGGAGCCGGATGACACATCCAAGCAAGACCCACTACACATCACCTATAACGACCTGCACCGGTCCGTCAGCAAGATGGCAAATGTTCTGAAGAACCTCGGTGTCAGCAGAGGCGACCGGGTTATCATCTACCTCCCGATGATCCCGGAAGCCGCCTATGCCATGCTGGCATGTGCTAGAATTGGCGCCATTCATTCCATCGTATTTGCCGGTTTCTCCCCGGACGCGCTCGGGGCGCGGATCAACGGATGTGACGCGAAACTTGTGATCACCGCGGACTTCGCCCCCCGAGGCGGACGAGAAACCCCTCTGAAATCCAACACCGACACAGCGCTCCTGCAGTGCAAAGACGACGTGAAGTGCCTCGTGGTGAAACGCACTGGCGGCCAGACCACCTGGACGGATCGGGACCACGATTACAACGCGCTGGCGGAAGCTGCATCTGACGAGTGCCCAGCCCAAGAGATGAACGCCGAGGATCCGCTGTTCATTCTCTACACCTCCGGCTCCACGGGTCAGCCTAAGGGCGTTGTGCACACCACGGGCGGCTACATGGTTTATGCGTCGATGACGCATCAGTACACCTTTGATTATCAGGATGGTGATGTCTTCTGGTGTACGGCTGATGTGGGCTGGGTCACCGGCCACAGCTACATCGTCTATGGCCCGCTGGCCAATGGCGCGACCACGATCATGTTTGAAGGCGTGCCAACTTTCCCAGATGCGGGTCGCTTCTGGGAAGTCTGTGAGAAACACAAGGTCAATCAGTTCTACACAGCGCCTACTGCAATCCGTGCCCTGATGGGGGCGGGCAACGAATGGGTTGAGAAATACGACCTGTCCGATCTGCGCGTGCTTGGTTCCGTTGGTGAGCCAATCAACCCGGAAGCCTGGAACTGGTACAACGAGGTTGTCGGCAAAGGGAACTGCCCGATCGTCGACACTTTCTGGCAGACCGAAACCGGCGGTCACATGCTGACGCCTCTGCCGGGCGCAACCGAGTTGAAACCTGGCTCTGCCCAGCAGCCGTTCTTTGGGGTGCAACCTGTTGTACTGGAACCGACTTCAGGTGAAATCGTCGAAGGCAACGGTGTTGACGGTGTTCTCTGCATGAAGGACAGCTGGCCGGGTCAGATGCGCACCGTCTGGGGCGACCACGAACGCTTCGAGAAGACCTATTTCAGTGACTACAAGGGTTACTACTTCTCCGGTGACGGTTGCCGTCGCGACGAAGATGGCGACTACTGGATCACCGGTCGCGTCGATGATGTGATCAACGTATCAGGTCACCGCATGGGCACCGCCGAGGTCGAAAGCGCACTGGTTGCACACGCGAAAGTGGCCGAAAGCGCTGTGGTGGGCTATCCGCATGACGTGAAA carries:
- the acs gene encoding acetate--CoA ligase, with protein sequence MTLDDNQYAADPSANRNSKPEVTADVYASMYGESVSNPEGFWAEHGQRIDWIKPFTRVKNTSFEPGNIDIRWFEDGTLNASANCIDRHLATRGDQTAIIWEPDDTSKQDPLHITYNDLHRSVSKMANVLKNLGVSRGDRVIIYLPMIPEAAYAMLACARIGAIHSIVFAGFSPDALGARINGCDAKLVITADFAPRGGRETPLKSNTDTALLQCKDDVKCLVVKRTGGQTTWTDRDHDYNALAEAASDECPAQEMNAEDPLFILYTSGSTGQPKGVVHTTGGYMVYASMTHQYTFDYQDGDVFWCTADVGWVTGHSYIVYGPLANGATTIMFEGVPTFPDAGRFWEVCEKHKVNQFYTAPTAIRALMGAGNEWVEKYDLSDLRVLGSVGEPINPEAWNWYNEVVGKGNCPIVDTFWQTETGGHMLTPLPGATELKPGSAQQPFFGVQPVVLEPTSGEIVEGNGVDGVLCMKDSWPGQMRTVWGDHERFEKTYFSDYKGYYFSGDGCRRDEDGDYWITGRVDDVINVSGHRMGTAEVESALVAHAKVAESAVVGYPHDVKGQGIYAYVTLMNGEEPSDALRKELETWVRTEIGPIAKPDLIQWAPGLPKTRSGKIMRRILRKIAEDDFGSLGDTSTLADPSVVDDLIENRMNKADA